TGACCTATAGATGATGTTGGTTATGCCAATGTGCATCTAcaattatatgttatatatgatATGGTGAGGTATATTGTGTCttttttggtagacttgtgtcccttacttgatacatgtagaatgtgaatatgagttcttcacttagtatgctaaaTCTTGTTAGTCTTGAATGTGtgattgacatgtgaccttgaacattgttaagaatgtcctttatgtggaacATTCAATCTAGttggaaggttatgatatccttgaaattgaaagccgtaatggtatccttcttgtgtgaatggtggacttaaaGTTGATTGGCTGTAacaacatgaaatcatccttattAAATTCATTGAGCAATCCTCTAAATGATTGTAGGTAGCCTTATTAGACCCTCTTAATAAGTGTTACGATTTGGTTGTGAACTcaatatggaacctcttcatgtactcctttatctaaataactatatgagaacaaaggctagcaccgagtgagtatggtaggGGAGTTGCACTATTTGAAATATGAGAATAGAGaacaaaaaaaacttcatattctctaaccatgttcctacatggtTTGTGTCCTAGTTcaaccattggcaagtagaacaccctttatAGGAGTAGGGTTGACTTTGTATTCCATGCttagctaccatggtctatgtctgttattgcttattctcatcatatgggatattcgctagtgttggagaagttctataaagtttagatggtggtatgggacgctatttaGACATTGCAtgattaggctttgaagattTTAGTGAGTGAGTTCCTCGGCCttatccaagaccattacttgaatgtccttgtgtgatgaatGTATTCAAATGAACTAGTAAAGATAATGACTCAAGTTGGAGAGTATGTTAATGACTAAGTATTTATCTAGAGTGGTTTAAGGGTTGCTTAGTTAAGATATAAAGGgcgcataggaatggtcacttcatgtcttacctagggaaGTCTTAAAAATGATACTATATAGAGAAAGTAGATTCATAAAGTATACATGTTCTAAACTtaagtagtcttaaggattatttaggtaatcttggagaGGGGGTATGGGCGTTTTCTTCTTGAATTGCTTAGGTATGTCTTTTGATAATCTTTgggaagagaatgtcatattatatgtatactATTGTGTGTAGTGAGAATGATTtttaggtagtctaaaggatctcttaggtgtatatgaagggattgtatgggttgtcgcttcataactcactaaagtgaaccttagaatcacctttaaTAGGAACATCTCATGTTTTTGTGTTTTGTAGGTGTTATTGATGCTATATTGTAATGTGTGAGTTTTATTGAAAGTTATAGTGAAGTTCACTTTTAGCTTAATGTAATGTTActataacatattataatttgatataaattacATATGACTTGTATTGTGTTCTAAATGTGATTTGTTTCTTAAATGTGGTTCTTATACTTTTAAcatgatgttttaataaaaaagagcatatttatCATAAATGTCCGTTCTcgtgattttatgcattaagtcATACATAGTATATGTGTTTGTACTgattccatacattttgttatatctaaaaatgtaggtggaaggtgagaaGCATCTTAAAGAAAAGTGAAAAGTTTGGAAACTAGAATTCCTTCAAGCAAGTtcaagtatgtcctcacttgactcaaAGGCATAACTatctttatatttgttttattcaaagtattgtaatagactaaatatttctaattcatatttgtatgggtcgtgtcctaagtattcttgagtctaagattgacatatgttgagatatattattttcctatgattttaatatgaaagatattttaagatatttcgtgtgaaaagttttaatttcgcactacgTTCCATATATGtgtgcaatgaatgatgtcaaagggattgtacaagacctccgagaggtcaaataTGTTATGTTGCACTTCGAGAGTGTCATATATTCTAGGGTGTGCTCTCAGGGTGtgaaaaattttatatcaaatcataggttatgaaagttgTCTTAGGAATCAAAAACTGTCATAactcacgtctagtagagtcttgatcatcggtgtgagtcgccACACATCTATGAGAGAGAGgttataggacgatagagtttcactttcttcatcaatCTTGTGTGGTGCATATAGAGTTGAGGTTGTTCATATTTATTCCTAATCTCTTCTCTTGTATTTTTAGCAAGATGAATACAAGAAGAATTGTAGCTAGAAGGTTGGAAGAACGAGGAGTGCAAGAGGAAGTTCCTCAATGTCGATTATCTCCACAAGGAACTCAAGTTCCTTAAGATGCTCAAATGTCTCCCCAAGGTGTTCAAGTCCCTATTAGAGGTGAAGGTAATGAGGTTCCGTTGATTCCCCCGAACATGACTAATGGGATGATTAGAGAAGATCTACTTGCTTTAGACCGATCCATGACTACCCATGTGAATAGGGGTATTCAACCTAGAGTGAATGTTttggagagcactatgacatctaTATTGAGAGATTTTATGAGGATGAATCTTCTTATCTTTGttggctctaaggtgggagaggatccccaagagtttctaCATGGAGTGTATAAGGTGTTGAGTTCCACAAGGGTGACTTCTAAGGAGAAAGCGGAGTTAGCTTCGTACCAATTTAAGTAGGTTGCTAAAGTGGTGTTTACACAATGGAAAGATAATAGACCGATCGAGTCGGGTCTTATAGAGTGGGAAGAGTTTATGGAGGCTTTCTTAGGAAAGTACTTTCTCCATGAGAGTAGAGGAGAGAGgtgaaggttgaggagtttattaATCTCAAccaaggcaatatgagtgttgaggagtattccttgaattTCACTATGTTCTATaagtatgctccatccttggtgtctaaccctagggatgagatgCGTAGATTTTTGACCGGTGTTGCCGACCTCGTGAAAGGAGAGTGTCGTACGACCATGCTCCATGGTGACATGAACTTGTCTAGgctcatggtgtatgctcaatccATAGAGGATTCCAAGCTTAATAAGGTTTCTAGAAACTTGAAGAGGAGTGGACCAAGTGAGCAAAACCAACCTAGgtctcaaattcaaaatgaACCTAGAGATCCTAAGGTCAAAATTGAGAAGGGTAGTGGTTCTCAAGATGGTAAGCCTACTTGTGCTACTTGTGGGAAGAAACACTATGGGAAATGTCTAGTTGGTGATGggaattgttttggttgtggtaaggatGGACACAAAGTGAGGGACTGTCCTACTATTGCGGCTAGAGGAAAGGAAGGTAAGAAAGTTCATCCAAGTGTTCCGGATGATGATGTTTCAAGGAGGAATCGCTTCTATTCACTCTGAGCAAGAGGTTTAAAGTcggatgatgaagatgatgttggtaagttaAAACTTCTTTCTTTAGTTGTTATGAGTTCCaactaagtgggggagtatggtgaataGTGGACTTTTGATTGATTGtctcatttttttattcaactcAAGCTTGAGAGTAAGAAACTCATAGTAGCATGTTATATTGTTGCATTGTGTCTAAGAGACTTGttggaattgaatttcattgattccttgcattgtgcatttCATGGAGTTATAATTATGTTGTAAATTGAGTTTATATGGCTATACCTCATATATTATCATGCTTTCATCATTAATTACTTAAGAGTGAAGCATGTGAGCCTTATCGCATAATGAGTCGTAAATTAGTTTATATCCTCTCGTTGTGCTTTGAGTCTCTAAAAGTATGTGAAATTTGTGTTCctatgaattttgtattttgtatggtGTGGTATGATTATATTCTTCTAGTCTTCAATTTCTTATCTCTTGAAAGTCTTTAAAAAgaagcaagtgtcattcgaggatgaatgttgtccaaATGCGAGAGATTGTAACACCACTAAAATGACGTAGCTGAAAATAGATACTAACGCTTTTGTCTTGTTgtttaaaagttataaaatggCTAATAATGAGGTTAGGAGGCATTGGTtaaggttttatgaagtttggaagtcaaacgtccatgacgttcgaaagatttGCCtcgaaatgaccttgtgtgccTTGgtatgtttcgtcgagttttacatgtttgttttggatgaaattgatgtgagaggtcctaaacttgtaaaaagacgTATTCAGGTTGGAAATGTCCAGGAAAAAGACCTCAAGTACCaacaaagggtccttgagaaaggAACTATTGTTTGGGCAAGGACTGCCTAGACCAGCATCAAATGACGGAGGCAATTGACGGCCAGTAGGCTTGTCGGTGCTCCGTTGATTGTGGTGTAGGTCATGTATTAGCCTAGGTAGCTTAAGCTCCCAAAGGTCAGTCTCTGAACCAAATGATGGATagccacgacggttcgtcgttgGACATACGAGCCGTCGATGGGCAGTCATTGTTGGTGCCTCCAACCTATCCGCTGCTTCACTATTAAGTgtaggggtgaattggtaaattcatcccacgtacaaataaataaaaaggaatgtTTCATAAAGTTATTTTAggtattataaatagttttataaGTCTAAAACACTtagatgaatttattatttttaaatcaaaacccaaattctctaagaaattctctagaactccattggagccaaaactcaagatAGATCTTGGATTGAagatttttttggtgattcttCATAAATTCTTCATCAAGTTCGTGGTATagcatcaattaaggtatgacCTTAatccttgaatctcttttcttcaaggagccAATCTTCCAAGtgatttctaaagtctttcaaagatgaacttgCCCAATTTTGTAATCTATCCATTGGTTCTGGCATTAAATGTTTTGACTCaatgtatattgattgaattgttgttaattaggTGATTTTAACCTAATAACTCTTTGAGCCCATGTAATTCATATAACCCTATATTTGACTACTTTATAGGTGATTTGATTATGTCTTAATGCTATTCAAttcttatgtaattttattagggctattgaattatgaaagaatCATGCTAAAAT
The DNA window shown above is from Solanum lycopersicum chromosome 11, SLM_r2.1 and carries:
- the LOC138339294 gene encoding uncharacterized protein encodes the protein MSVEEYSLNFTMFYKYAPSLVSNPRDEMRRFLTGVADLVKGECRTTMLHGDMNLSRLMVYAQSIEDSKLNKVSRNLKRSGPSEQNQPRSQIQNEPRDPKVKIEKGSGSQDGKPTCATCGKKHYGKCLVGDGNCFGCGKDGHKVRDCPTIAARGKEGKKVHPSVPDDDVSRRNRFYSL